The Aspergillus flavus chromosome 2, complete sequence region TTTGTCTTTGGGCCAACTAAAGTAATCATTACAGAGCGCCATCGCTCTTTCAAGTGGCCGAGTAACCTCTTCAATCATAGACATAGACTCATCTGGAGCACGAAAATCCATGGCAAGACCAATAAACTTGGCGAATACGCTGTGCGGCTTTAGCACTGGATGTCTGGAATTTTATGATGCTCTACTTACTGGAATCCACTGTAAACAAGTCGCCTCTCCATAAACTCCTCAAATGTAGAAGGAATGGGGCCCGGATCAATTCTCGATGCGTGATATTCTTGTGCAGAAATAAGCAACGACATCGTACTGGGATGATCAATGTCGAGTGTGTCTTCAACCAACCCCCTTTGGATTCTTTCATATGCAGTTTTAGCGGCTGACGGACGACAATCCACTTCTTTACCTAATACCCAGGCATCCGGCTCATCCAGTAGATCTGTCCCTTAGCGCAATGGATCAAGTCTAGTGAGTACTACGGTGTGGGAAAACTAACCATTatcaagaaaaaggaattcAATGAATTTAGTCAGGATAGGAATCATCTGAGGAGGGCATTCTGGGAATACCAGGGATACACAGTGCCCAAAGGGGCCTTGTGCACCTATCAATGGCCCACTTGATTGAGGTATGACTTTCTTCCACTCCTTGAGGTACTGTTTTCTTACTGCTTGGATTGTGGTTTCATCTTTGCGAACTCGAATTGGGAGAGTAGTAAATGAAGGACAATTTTTGAGAATCTCGGGTTTTAGTGGTTCTGAATATTGATAGTCGACCATCATGGGTGATATACTTGGGGATGACAAACTGAAGAGACACCGGGGGCTCTATTCAGCACGAACTGCTGGTTCGGAGTCTGATATTCAACGGATATTATAAATTGTGTTTGACTGACTACGGGAGTAACCGCATCATAAATCACTTGACAGATAGCAGCAGCTCCGTAAATTGAATGCGAAATATCTATGCAAGGGATGAAATATTGCCCCCTACCCCTTTACGTATGGTGGGTCAGCTCAGCCGCAGCTGTCGGATCGCCTCTATGGCGTGGTGATTGCCTGTATAGCGTGGTGACATCTCACAAATTACTACGCACGGTCCTCCCCTTGCTTTTTGCTTATCAGtatgccttttcttccacgtAGTCATTTAGCAATCGGAATATTCCCAATTTGAACTATACTACTTTCTAAGCTTCCTGATGTACTCTCAACTAATAAGAGATGAAGCCATCAATATCATTCGAAGGGGACCTGTCCCCCAGCATATCGCATTTATTATGGACGGGAACCGACGGTATGCAAAGGGACACGGGATACCAACGGCAAAAGGGCATTATCTAGGTGCAGAAGCGATGTCAAACGTATGTTTGCCAGCTGGCTGAACACCACTCTAAACTGATCTAGCCAGCTAATCAAATTCAGGTTGTTGAAGCATGTTTTCTAAGTGGCGTTAAAGGTGTCACTGTGTACGCTTTCAGCCTTGAAAACTTCAAGCGGCCCAAAGAAGAGATAGTTCAACTTATGAATCTATTCAAGTTCCAGATCTATGAACTATGCAAGCCAGGAGGTCTAGCAGAGCGCTTCCAAGTTTCTATCAGAGTGTTAGGTCAGTTGGACCTTTTGGACGAGGATTTGAAGGCACTATTGCGTCAAATTATGGTGGACACCCGGAATCGGACTGGGGGATTTATAAACTGCTGTGTTGCCTATACCTCCCGTGATGAGATAGTGACTGCCATGAGTAGAGCTGTGCGCTCCTCTCAACTTAAGCATTCGTCCGCGGATATCACGGATGAGGTTCTGACAAGATATATGTATACGGCTGACGATCCCGCAGTGGACGTATTGGTCCGGACGTCTGGTGTCAGTAGGTTGAGCGACTTTCTGCTCTGGCAGTGTCACGAAGACACTGATATTCAGATTGTGGACGCCATGTGGCCGGAGTTTGGCATCTatcatctcttccttgtcATAGTACGATGGCAGAGAAAACAGATGAACATTGGCCAAGCCAATATTCAGACGGCGGTTGGTGGAGTGCTGATCTTTTTGGTTTCACTTGTTGCATTCATGGTTATGTGCACATGCATATCTCGAGGTACATCACCATGGACCTTCAAATTGCCTCTATCCTGGACCTTGTCACTAGCGTGACTGTGGAGAGAATAAACA contains the following coding sequences:
- a CDS encoding isoprenoid synthase domain-containing protein is translated as MMVDYQYSEPLKPEILKNCPSFTTLPIRVRKDETTIQAVRKQYLKEWKKVIPQSSGPLIGAQGPFGHCVSLVFPECPPQMIPILTKFIEFLFLDNDLLDEPDAWVLGKEVDCRPSAAKTAYERIQRGLVEDTLDIDHPSTMSLLISAQEYHASRIDPGPIPSTFEEFMERRLVYSGFHVFAKFIGLAMDFRAPDESMSMIEEVTRPLERAMALCNDYFSWPKDKEHFQQGKGANAVAFLQQVEGISEEEALESIKRQIIALEESHNSALERLMNAGTLSPDMQSYLITFRLAAGGLHFFTSTSDRYLAPGSAIAPPLHSAPRSSIVCGVLFIIGIIFLFFYL
- a CDS encoding putative undecaprenyl diphosphate synthase-domain-containing protein, with the translated sequence MYSQLIRDEAINIIRRGPVPQHIAFIMDGNRRYAKGHGIPTAKGHYLGAEAMSNVVEACFLSGVKGVTVYAFSLENFKRPKEEIVQLMNLFKFQIYELCKPGGLAERFQVSIRVLGQLDLLDEDLKALLRQIMVDTRNRTGGFINCCVAYTSRDEIVTAMSRAVRSSQLKHSSADITDEVLTRYMYTADDPAVDVLVRTSGVSRLSDFLLWQCHEDTDIQIVDAMWPEFGIYHLFLVIVRWQRKQMNIGQANIQTAVGGVLIFLVSLVAFMVMCTCISRGTSPWTFKLPLSWTLSLA